From Herbaspirillum sp. WKF16:
AGACGTCGACTTCCTTCCAGTCGCCCGCGAGGCTGGCCAGGCCGGCTTCGATCGACGGCTTGCTGGTCACGTCCAGCACCAGCGGCAGCACGCGCTCGGCGCCCAGTTCCTTGACCAGGTCGTCCAGGCGCTCCTTGCGGCGGCCGGCGGCGATGACCTTGTGGCCGTTCGTGGCGAATTTGCGCGCCATGGCGGCGCCGAAGCCCGCGGTTGCTCCTGTAATCAAAACGACCATTTGCTGTATCTCCTGTTGTGTGGCCCGGGTGTGCTTGCCGATCCGGAAAGAAAACGAAATTGTAGCCGAAACCCGCTTTTTACGAAGGCTGGCTCGCTTTCCCCCTTCTGTCCGGGGCTGTTGCGCGAAGGCCAAGCGTCTTGCCGAAATCTCCCCGTTTCACTACAATGCGCTCACCATTTCGTCTCACGTGACTGGCGAAACGCCGGATGTTCCATCCGGCCAAGATGGGGATCCATCGGGAAGCGTGAGATTTCATCAGCCGTGCGCCTGGGCAGCCGAATGGAAAGTACGACTGAGGCTGCCGCAATTCCCCCATACTTTTTTGGCCCTCATTCGATTTTTTGAAGTCGACGCGGTCGGCATTGCTTTGCCGTCGCCCGTTCTTCGGCCCAGCTCATCAATTTGGAGAAAACCATGTTTGACAAGAACCAGACCCTCGCCAAGGTCGACCCGGATCTGTGGTCCGCCATCCAGAAGGAAAACACCCGCCAGCAAGAGCATATCGAGCTGATCGCTTCCGAAAACTACACCTCGCCGGCGGTGATGGAAGCCCAGGGTTCGCAACTGACCAACAAGTACGCCGAAGGCTATCCGGGCAAGCGCTACTACGGCGGCTGCGAATACGTGGACGTCGCCGAGCAGCTGGCGATCGACCGCCTCAAGGCGCTGTTCGGCGCCGAGGCCGCCAACGTGCAGCCGAACTCCGGCTCCCAGGCCAACCAGGGCGTGTTCTTCGCCATGTTGAAGCCGGGCGACACCATCATGGGCATGTCGCTGGCCGAAGGCGGCCATCTGACCCACGGCATGGCGCTGAACATGTCGGGCAAGTGGTTCAACGTCGTGTCCTACGGCCTGAACGAGAAGGAAGAGATCGACTACGAAGCCATGGAGCGCCTGGCGCGCGAGAAGAAGCCCAAGCTGATCATCGCCGGCGCTTCGGCCTATTCGCTGCGCATCGACTTCGAGCGCTTCGCCAAGATCGCCAAGGAAGTGGGCGCCTACTTCATGGTCGACATGGCCCACTACGCAGGCCTGATCGCCGCCGGCGTGTATCCCAACCCGGTGCCGTTCGCCGATTTCGTCACCTCGACCACCCACAAGTCCCTGCGCGGCCCGCGCGGCGGCGTGATCCTGATGAAGGCCGAGCACGAGAAGGCGATCAACTCCGCGATCTTCCCCGGCATCCAGGGCGGCCCGCTGATGCACGTCGTCGCCGCCAAGGCGGTGGCGTTCAAGGAAGCCGCATCGCCGGAATTCAAGGCCTACCAGCAGCAAGTGGTGAAGAACGCCGACGTGCTGGCCAAGACCCTGATCCAGCGCGGCCTGCGCATCGTCTCCGGCGGCACCGAGTCGCACGTGATGCTGGTGGACCTGCGTCCGAAGAAGCTGACCGGCAAGGAAGCCGAGGCGATCCTGGGTTCGGCCCACATCACCTGCAACAAGAACGGCATCCCCAACGATCCGGAAAAGCCATTCGTGACTTCCGGCATCCGCCTGGGCAGCCCGGCCATGACCACCCGCGGCTTCAAGGAAGCCGAAGCGGAGAAGGTCGGCAACCTGATCGCCGACGTGCTGGA
This genomic window contains:
- the glyA gene encoding serine hydroxymethyltransferase translates to MFDKNQTLAKVDPDLWSAIQKENTRQQEHIELIASENYTSPAVMEAQGSQLTNKYAEGYPGKRYYGGCEYVDVAEQLAIDRLKALFGAEAANVQPNSGSQANQGVFFAMLKPGDTIMGMSLAEGGHLTHGMALNMSGKWFNVVSYGLNEKEEIDYEAMERLAREKKPKLIIAGASAYSLRIDFERFAKIAKEVGAYFMVDMAHYAGLIAAGVYPNPVPFADFVTSTTHKSLRGPRGGVILMKAEHEKAINSAIFPGIQGGPLMHVVAAKAVAFKEAASPEFKAYQQQVVKNADVLAKTLIQRGLRIVSGGTESHVMLVDLRPKKLTGKEAEAILGSAHITCNKNGIPNDPEKPFVTSGIRLGSPAMTTRGFKEAEAEKVGNLIADVLDNPHDAATIERVKAEVKKLTDAFPVYG